A single window of [Clostridium] hylemonae DSM 15053 DNA harbors:
- a CDS encoding NCS2 family permease, producing the protein MRQWLEKQFKLTEFHTNVKTELLAGITTFVTMAYVLATVPNMMESAGLDKHVMFTVLILLVILTTCAMALYTNRPFALAPGLGSVGIVTAMMANDGIAPAVTAGVIFWSGVLFIAISFLGLREAVVRVIPVSLKHAVSAGIGLFIALLGAKSCGLIIANEAKKSLGFGDLTSPEVIVAVIGFIILLILKSRKVQGDMILAIAAATVIGIPFGVTKMPESLFTMPAGIGGQFMNVDFMGALNFAYIPFLIALFVPDFFSTFGTVLGVGAKAGYLDEEGNLPGIDKCFKVDAVATSFGALFGMPSMTTYLESSAGVEAGGKTGLTVIFTSVLFGLALLLAPAALMIPSAATAPVLIYIGINMLGAMRNIKYDDHTEAFPAFVCIAFTIFGNNIANGICAALPSYLIMKTASGKIKEVRPAMWVLVAVCLLYFYSIL; encoded by the coding sequence ATGAGACAGTGGTTGGAAAAACAATTTAAACTGACAGAATTTCACACCAATGTAAAGACAGAGCTTCTGGCCGGTATCACTACGTTTGTGACCATGGCTTATGTGCTGGCGACAGTACCGAATATGATGGAATCGGCAGGACTTGACAAACATGTGATGTTTACGGTGCTTATATTGCTCGTCATCCTTACGACGTGCGCCATGGCATTGTACACAAACCGCCCGTTTGCACTGGCGCCGGGACTTGGAAGTGTGGGGATCGTGACAGCGATGATGGCAAATGACGGAATCGCTCCGGCTGTGACGGCGGGAGTTATTTTCTGGAGCGGTGTTCTGTTTATTGCGATTTCATTTCTCGGTCTGAGGGAAGCGGTCGTAAGAGTGATACCTGTCAGCCTGAAACATGCTGTCAGCGCGGGGATCGGACTTTTTATCGCGCTTTTAGGAGCAAAGAGCTGCGGACTTATCATCGCCAATGAGGCAAAGAAGAGTCTTGGATTCGGCGATCTGACGTCGCCGGAGGTCATTGTCGCAGTCATCGGTTTTATTATCCTTCTCATTCTGAAGTCCAGAAAGGTCCAGGGGGATATGATCCTGGCGATCGCGGCAGCCACCGTCATCGGTATTCCGTTCGGCGTCACGAAGATGCCGGAAAGTCTTTTTACAATGCCGGCGGGCATCGGCGGTCAGTTCATGAATGTTGATTTTATGGGGGCTTTGAATTTTGCATACATTCCGTTTTTGATCGCGTTGTTTGTGCCTGATTTCTTTTCAACGTTCGGCACGGTGCTCGGCGTTGGGGCAAAAGCCGGTTATCTGGACGAAGAAGGCAATCTTCCCGGCATTGACAAATGCTTCAAAGTAGATGCGGTCGCCACCAGTTTCGGGGCATTGTTCGGTATGCCGAGCATGACGACTTATCTGGAGTCTTCCGCAGGCGTGGAGGCCGGAGGAAAGACCGGGCTGACTGTTATATTTACGTCCGTTCTGTTCGGACTGGCACTGCTTCTGGCACCGGCGGCGCTCATGATACCTTCCGCCGCCACGGCGCCGGTTCTCATTTATATCGGGATAAATATGCTCGGTGCCATGAGAAATATCAAATACGACGATCACACAGAAGCATTCCCGGCCTTCGTCTGTATCGCGTTTACCATCTTCGGCAACAATATCGCCAACGGGATCTGCGCCGCGCTGCCGTCTTACCTTATCATGAAGACAGCTTCCGGCAAGATAAAGGAGGTCCGCCCGGCAATGTGGGTGCTTGTGGCAGTGTGCCTCCTGTACTTCTATTCAATATTGTAG
- a CDS encoding adenine deaminase C-terminal domain-containing protein, producing MEKVDLLVKNAEVYNSYLKKFETADVYVLGGRIYYVCRETADVREDMLEPEQVIDGTGYRMLPGFVDIHMHIESSMMTPVSFGRRAAGCGVTTLVSEPHEIANVAGVQGIHEMINGAKDAPIDIYYGIPSSVPSTNSRLETTGGVIGFEEMKHLMGEDGVVCVGEVMNYRQIIRGDELEITKFLDHLKEEDPQAVIEGHCPTLTGLDLAKFLYRGIDGDHTEHTLEELKDRFAGGMFVELQEKMLRQEVLDHIITNRLYEHCCFVTDDTMADELMEHGQLNYVVQKAVALGFPLEEAVYCASYTPARRMNLRDRGAIAPGKKADFQLIRTEECSGFQPEYVFKDGKEIFCRGEVSDQAGGHMFPESFYDSLHLPDITCDKFVPAKGLKGERAAVRVIQVQDGCTQTSEIHREMKVKDGCLQWEESGCMLAAVFERHGKNGNIGYGFVTGDCIRKGAAATTYFHDHHNLLVIGSNVEDMLAAAHRIIELKGGICTAENGKITAELALPVAGILSEEPADEIGRMLSGVRKSLITLGYRHYNPIMSLCTLGLPVSPALKLTDCGLVDVVRAETVPLILTTV from the coding sequence ATGGAGAAGGTAGATTTACTCGTTAAAAATGCTGAAGTATACAATTCTTACCTGAAGAAGTTTGAGACTGCGGATGTATATGTACTGGGAGGCAGGATATATTACGTATGCCGGGAGACAGCGGACGTCAGAGAGGATATGCTTGAACCTGAACAGGTGATCGACGGAACCGGCTACCGCATGCTTCCTGGATTCGTGGACATTCATATGCATATAGAAAGTTCCATGATGACGCCGGTATCTTTTGGAAGGCGGGCGGCCGGCTGCGGTGTGACGACGCTCGTGTCGGAGCCGCACGAGATTGCCAATGTAGCGGGAGTTCAGGGAATCCATGAGATGATCAACGGTGCCAAAGACGCGCCGATAGACATATATTATGGGATCCCGAGCAGCGTGCCGTCCACGAACAGCCGCCTTGAGACGACCGGCGGGGTGATCGGCTTTGAGGAGATGAAGCATCTGATGGGGGAAGACGGAGTCGTGTGCGTCGGGGAAGTGATGAATTACCGGCAGATCATACGCGGGGATGAACTGGAGATCACAAAGTTTCTCGATCATCTCAAGGAGGAGGATCCTCAGGCCGTGATCGAGGGGCATTGTCCGACGCTGACCGGACTTGATCTGGCGAAGTTCCTTTACAGGGGAATTGACGGGGACCATACGGAGCACACGCTCGAAGAGCTGAAAGACCGTTTTGCCGGCGGAATGTTTGTTGAGCTCCAGGAGAAAATGCTGCGGCAGGAAGTGCTGGATCATATCATCACGAACAGATTGTACGAACATTGCTGCTTCGTGACCGACGATACGATGGCGGATGAACTTATGGAGCACGGCCAGCTGAACTATGTGGTACAGAAAGCAGTGGCCCTTGGCTTTCCGCTTGAGGAGGCTGTATACTGTGCCTCCTATACACCGGCAAGGCGGATGAACCTGAGAGACAGAGGCGCGATCGCCCCGGGTAAAAAAGCGGACTTTCAGCTGATAAGAACTGAAGAATGCAGCGGCTTTCAGCCGGAATATGTATTTAAGGACGGAAAAGAAATCTTCTGCAGGGGAGAAGTGTCAGACCAGGCAGGCGGTCATATGTTTCCGGAGTCGTTTTATGACAGTCTGCATCTGCCGGATATTACGTGCGACAAGTTTGTGCCGGCCAAAGGACTGAAGGGAGAGAGAGCAGCGGTACGTGTCATACAGGTACAGGACGGATGTACGCAGACCTCGGAGATCCATAGAGAAATGAAGGTGAAGGACGGATGCCTTCAGTGGGAAGAAAGCGGGTGCATGCTTGCGGCAGTCTTTGAAAGACACGGAAAAAACGGTAACATCGGTTACGGGTTTGTCACAGGCGACTGTATCCGAAAGGGAGCGGCGGCAACGACCTATTTTCATGACCATCACAATCTTCTCGTGATCGGCAGCAACGTGGAAGATATGCTTGCGGCCGCTCACCGGATCATAGAGCTTAAAGGAGGCATCTGTACGGCTGAAAACGGGAAGATCACGGCGGAACTTGCGCTGCCGGTGGCGGGCATCCTCTCAGAGGAGCCTGCAGACGAGATCGGCAGGATGCTGAGCGGTGTCAGGAAGAGTCTTATCACTCTCGGTTACCGGCATTATAATCCGATCATGTCGCTCTGTACGCTTGGTCTGCCCGTCAGTCCGGCATTAAAGCTTACAGACTGCGGCCTTGTGGACGTAGTCCGCGCAGAGACAGTACCTCTTATTTTAACAACCGTCTGA